A genomic segment from Gilvibacter sp. SZ-19 encodes:
- a CDS encoding universal stress protein codes for MRKILIATDFSKNAAHAAQYAARCFANESVHYHLVYVSDCHSKPGRKPPKLPCKGEKCASNRIKLQQFNVNFQKHLDPKRHRADVHFLDLPPVEALRKMVLKHDIELIVIGCCSEEKQPQLGRFAQDVIIRVQCPFLIVPPKANLEPTATLAFATNYNNYYQSSVLNTLMGFAGTNALRLKVLHFSKNNPELNAIQLANREFLNEFIEDPEAFDEIHGGALYAALDEYQQKHPIGVLGLLAKNRSFCEQLLFNPISNGHASVFENQLPVLLLHE; via the coding sequence ATGCGCAAGATTCTAATTGCAACGGATTTTTCAAAAAATGCAGCACATGCCGCCCAGTATGCGGCGCGGTGCTTTGCCAATGAATCTGTGCACTACCATTTGGTCTACGTATCCGACTGCCATTCTAAACCCGGCAGAAAACCACCCAAGCTACCCTGTAAAGGAGAAAAATGCGCTTCTAATCGGATAAAACTTCAACAATTCAACGTCAATTTTCAAAAACATCTCGATCCAAAACGGCATCGTGCTGATGTCCACTTTTTGGATTTGCCTCCGGTAGAGGCCTTGCGTAAAATGGTCCTTAAACACGATATTGAATTAATTGTCATTGGGTGTTGTTCGGAAGAGAAACAGCCGCAACTCGGACGTTTTGCGCAAGATGTTATCATTAGAGTGCAGTGTCCGTTCTTGATAGTACCTCCAAAAGCTAATTTAGAACCAACGGCTACCCTGGCCTTTGCGACCAATTACAACAACTACTATCAGAGTAGCGTTCTCAATACCTTGATGGGTTTTGCAGGAACCAATGCGCTGCGCCTTAAAGTATTGCACTTTAGTAAGAACAACCCGGAGCTCAATGCGATTCAATTGGCCAACCGCGAATTTTTAAACGAGTTCATTGAAGATCCTGAGGCTTTTGACGAGATTCACGGCGGAGCACTTTATGCCGCTTTAGATGAGTATCAGCAAAAACACCCTATAGGTGTATTGGGCTTACTGGCTAAAAATCGCAGTTTTTGCGAACAATTGCTTTTTAACCCTATAAGCAATGGACACGCCTCGGTTTTTGAGAACCAACTCCCTGTACTGCTGCTTCACGAGTAA
- a CDS encoding response regulator: MDELKTILLIEDDTVLRENTAELLELDGYKVLTAPNGKRGITEALREVPDLIICDIMMPEIDGYGVLEALSDHHKTQHIPFIFLSAKTEHKEVRMGMDMGADDYLTKPCDEDELLSAIKSRLAKSTLLNQVSEKQQEANPQQEEGNLKNLPELIAFLGDKGEIQSYEKGESIYEQGDRIHQIYLINSGVVKCFTMDENGKELITSLRKEGSFLGLEQILENGAHHESTTALEDAELLAVSKQEFVNILEENQQLTLELINLLADDINNIKEQLLQMAYGSVRRKTAQTILQFAAILNDDSEQQIRISRHDLASVAGIATESLIRTLSQFKKNGWIAIEGRNIKILDLIALEQME, from the coding sequence ATGGATGAGCTTAAAACTATCTTATTGATAGAAGACGATACGGTACTGCGAGAGAACACCGCAGAACTATTAGAGCTAGATGGCTACAAGGTCCTTACAGCTCCAAACGGAAAACGAGGCATCACAGAAGCCTTAAGAGAAGTTCCAGACTTGATTATCTGTGACATTATGATGCCAGAAATAGATGGTTACGGCGTTCTGGAAGCGCTGTCTGATCATCACAAGACGCAGCACATCCCGTTTATATTTCTGTCTGCTAAAACTGAGCACAAGGAAGTCCGTATGGGGATGGATATGGGAGCAGACGACTACTTGACCAAACCCTGCGATGAGGATGAATTGCTCAGCGCAATTAAGAGCCGTTTAGCCAAATCCACTTTGTTGAATCAGGTAAGTGAAAAACAGCAAGAGGCAAATCCGCAGCAAGAAGAAGGCAATCTCAAAAACTTACCCGAGCTCATCGCCTTTTTAGGAGACAAGGGTGAAATTCAAAGCTACGAGAAGGGCGAGTCCATTTATGAACAAGGAGACAGAATTCATCAGATCTACCTGATAAACTCCGGAGTGGTAAAGTGCTTTACCATGGACGAGAACGGCAAAGAACTCATCACCTCTTTACGAAAAGAAGGAAGCTTTCTAGGTCTGGAGCAGATCTTGGAGAACGGAGCGCATCACGAGTCTACAACTGCCCTAGAAGATGCAGAACTACTGGCCGTTTCTAAACAAGAGTTTGTCAACATACTCGAAGAGAATCAGCAACTGACCTTAGAGCTTATTAACTTGCTCGCAGACGACATAAACAACATCAAAGAACAGCTACTGCAAATGGCCTACGGTTCGGTCCGCAGAAAAACTGCCCAGACCATCTTACAGTTCGCGGCCATCTTGAATGATGATTCTGAACAACAGATCCGAATTTCTAGACACGACCTGGCCAGCGTTGCCGGAATTGCTACAGAAAGTCTTATCAGAACCTTATCTCAGTTCAAGAAAAATGGCTGGATCGCCATAGAAGGACGCAACATAAAGATCCTCGATCTGATCGCTTTGGAGCAGATGGAATAG
- a CDS encoding PAS domain-containing sensor histidine kinase gives MNMSNPGDINIVETIFNAVSEGIIVVAPDQRIASANTAAHQMFGYPPGHLMGEPLNILIPMEYHKAHIGYVDGFMHQSSKRTMGQGRELYGQRKDGSKFPLEAGLNPFELHGKRYVMAIVIDISERVEHQRQILELNEQLEDKIKERTQELDDAVKVLRKEVAKRIEAEAKTKEALQKERELGELKTKFLSLVSHEFKTPLSGILSSATLISKYKTSEQQDKRDKHLNTIKSKVKYLNNILNDFLSIERLETGKVSYNYSRFPLSKVLNEVVYDASTLLKEGQRINYPDNLEEVELLFDEKILELVLSNLVGNAVKYSGEGTRVTIEGEHENDLLTLHIKDQGIGIPKADQKHIFNRYFRAENALLTQGTGIGLNIAKTHLENLGGQISFSSEPGEGTVFTIQIPTKENHG, from the coding sequence ATGAACATGAGCAACCCCGGAGATATCAATATAGTGGAAACCATCTTCAATGCGGTTTCCGAAGGAATAATCGTAGTGGCTCCGGATCAACGCATCGCCTCGGCAAATACAGCAGCGCACCAAATGTTTGGCTATCCCCCGGGACACCTAATGGGCGAACCGCTAAACATTCTCATCCCAATGGAATACCACAAGGCCCATATTGGTTATGTGGACGGCTTTATGCACCAAAGCTCTAAACGTACTATGGGGCAAGGCCGTGAGCTATACGGCCAACGGAAAGACGGAAGTAAGTTCCCCTTAGAAGCTGGTCTAAATCCTTTTGAATTACACGGAAAGCGTTACGTAATGGCCATTGTGATCGACATATCGGAACGGGTGGAACACCAGCGTCAGATCTTGGAACTCAACGAACAGCTCGAAGACAAGATCAAAGAGCGTACACAAGAACTCGACGATGCGGTAAAGGTGCTCCGCAAAGAAGTCGCAAAACGAATTGAAGCAGAGGCCAAAACCAAGGAAGCCTTGCAAAAGGAGCGGGAACTCGGAGAACTAAAAACAAAGTTCTTGTCTTTGGTATCGCATGAGTTTAAAACCCCGTTAAGCGGAATCTTGAGTTCTGCGACCCTGATCTCTAAATACAAGACCTCCGAGCAGCAAGACAAGCGTGACAAACACCTCAACACCATTAAAAGCAAGGTAAAATACCTCAACAATATCTTAAACGATTTCTTATCTATAGAAAGACTAGAAACCGGCAAAGTGAGCTACAATTACAGCCGATTCCCCTTGAGCAAAGTGCTTAACGAGGTAGTTTATGATGCTAGCACCCTACTTAAAGAAGGCCAGCGCATCAATTATCCAGACAATTTAGAAGAAGTAGAACTCCTATTCGACGAAAAGATTTTAGAACTGGTACTATCTAATCTGGTTGGGAATGCGGTGAAGTATTCAGGTGAGGGCACTCGGGTGACCATAGAAGGGGAACACGAGAACGATCTCTTGACCTTACACATCAAAGACCAAGGGATAGGGATACCCAAGGCCGATCAAAAACATATTTTTAATCGCTATTTTAGAGCGGAAAATGCCTTACTGACCCAGGGAACCGGTATTGGTCTCAATATCGCAAAAACCCATTTGGAAAACTTGGGAGGTCAGATCTCCTTTAGCAGTGAGCCCGGAGAAGGCACAGTTTTTACTATTCAAATTCCAACGAAAGAGAATCATGGATGA
- the trxA gene encoding thioredoxin gives MKSSFNELVSSHPLVLVDFYATWCGPCKALAPILSEVKADLGDSLKIVKIDVDQHPKLAAAQQVRGVPTMVLFKNGKAVWRQSGLLQKSAIIQTVNQHS, from the coding sequence ATGAAAAGTTCCTTTAACGAGCTTGTCTCAAGCCATCCTTTGGTTCTGGTAGACTTCTATGCTACCTGGTGTGGCCCCTGCAAAGCCTTAGCGCCCATATTGAGTGAGGTCAAAGCGGATTTGGGCGACAGTCTTAAGATCGTTAAGATCGATGTAGATCAACATCCAAAACTCGCTGCAGCACAGCAGGTACGAGGTGTACCGACCATGGTTCTTTTTAAGAATGGAAAAGCGGTTTGGAGACAATCCGGTCTGCTTCAAAAATCCGCAATAATTCAAACTGTAAATCAGCACAGCTAA
- the deoC gene encoding deoxyribose-phosphate aldolase, which translates to MNLASYIDHTLLNPTATKAEITALCETAIEHQFKAVCIPESYLELGSQVLGDSSVALCTVIGFPLGYDSTAVKVFQTKTAVAKGATEIDMVINQGWFQAGDYNGVTAEIAAVKQATQGNCLKVIIETANLDPTQIARAASCVLSAGADFVKTSTGFASRGASLEDIAILQAQVGGKIGIKASGGIKTHSQAMAMIEAGATRIGTSNGVALLKP; encoded by the coding sequence GTGAACCTAGCGTCTTATATAGATCATACATTATTAAATCCTACCGCTACAAAAGCGGAAATAACGGCCCTTTGTGAAACGGCCATCGAACATCAATTCAAAGCTGTTTGCATCCCTGAATCTTATTTAGAGCTAGGGAGTCAAGTCTTGGGCGATTCTTCGGTTGCACTGTGTACAGTTATCGGGTTTCCCTTAGGATACGATTCTACAGCAGTAAAGGTCTTTCAAACAAAAACCGCCGTTGCCAAAGGAGCTACAGAAATCGATATGGTGATCAATCAAGGTTGGTTTCAAGCCGGCGACTACAATGGAGTGACGGCAGAGATCGCTGCAGTGAAACAAGCGACCCAAGGGAATTGCTTAAAAGTGATTATAGAAACGGCCAATCTCGATCCGACTCAAATTGCTCGCGCTGCGAGCTGCGTTCTGAGCGCAGGAGCAGATTTTGTCAAAACTTCAACGGGTTTTGCCTCTAGGGGTGCTTCTTTAGAAGATATTGCCATTTTGCAAGCCCAGGTTGGTGGAAAAATCGGGATCAAAGCCTCCGGAGGAATCAAAACCCACAGTCAGGCTATGGCTATGATCGAGGCTGGTGCTACACGTATAGGGACCTCCAATGGGGTGGCCTTACTAAAACCTTAA
- the deoD gene encoding purine-nucleoside phosphorylase, translating into MSTHIAAKAGEIAEAVLLPGDPMRAKWIAETFLEDAYCYNEVRGMLGFTGTYKGKRVSVQGTGMGIPSALIYCHELINDYGVKKLIRVGSAGSYQPDIKLYDIVIAMAASSTSGINNSRFINADYSPTADFELFYKAATYAKKANIPIKAGNVLSADEFYEDDPEAYKQWANFGVLCVEMEAAGLYTVAAKHQVQALAILTISDSLLTKAQTSAKQREQTFSTMIEIALNTL; encoded by the coding sequence ATGAGTACACATATAGCGGCAAAAGCCGGAGAAATTGCAGAAGCAGTGCTTTTGCCTGGCGACCCTATGCGCGCCAAATGGATTGCAGAGACCTTTTTAGAAGATGCCTACTGTTATAACGAAGTCCGGGGTATGCTTGGTTTTACAGGCACTTATAAGGGTAAGCGCGTATCTGTTCAGGGCACAGGAATGGGAATACCCTCTGCACTTATTTACTGTCATGAGTTGATCAATGATTACGGCGTTAAAAAACTCATCAGAGTGGGCAGTGCCGGATCTTATCAGCCAGATATTAAACTCTACGACATTGTGATCGCCATGGCGGCTTCTTCGACTTCTGGCATAAACAACTCCAGATTTATAAATGCGGACTATTCGCCTACGGCCGATTTTGAATTGTTCTACAAGGCGGCAACCTATGCCAAAAAAGCCAACATCCCTATTAAAGCGGGCAATGTGCTCTCTGCGGATGAGTTCTACGAAGATGATCCGGAGGCCTACAAGCAATGGGCAAATTTTGGAGTGCTTTGTGTGGAAATGGAAGCGGCCGGGCTCTACACCGTTGCCGCAAAACACCAAGTTCAAGCTTTGGCCATACTCACTATTTCGGACTCTTTGCTCACTAAGGCTCAGACCAGTGCAAAACAGCGCGAGCAGACGTTTTCTACCATGATAGAGATCGCCTTAAATACCTTGTAA
- a CDS encoding universal stress protein — MKNILVPVDFSDYSKYAMEVAAAIAKKHGASIHVVHMMGLTDAVLTKDESQEVFEAMYHMKLTEKRFDELLSAPYLNGVTVHQNVKNYTNFTEINDVAISCDADLIVMGSHGSTGLKEVFVGSNTEKVVRTASTPVLVIKEHMADFTIDKVVFACDFKTENIDAFKRIRNLINVLGAQMELVYINLPGERFRSSIEIEDRIFKFFAQAGIEDLRPSDVNHYSDYTVEDGIFNYSFSNKADAIAIPTHGRSGLAHFFAGSIGEDVVNHSVLPVLTQKM; from the coding sequence ATGAAAAATATCTTAGTACCCGTAGACTTTTCGGATTATTCTAAATACGCTATGGAAGTAGCTGCTGCTATCGCTAAAAAGCACGGCGCTTCTATCCATGTAGTCCATATGATGGGCTTAACAGATGCTGTCCTTACCAAAGACGAGTCTCAGGAAGTCTTTGAAGCGATGTACCATATGAAATTGACAGAAAAACGTTTTGACGAATTGCTGTCTGCCCCTTATTTAAATGGGGTCACAGTTCACCAGAACGTAAAGAACTACACCAATTTCACCGAGATCAATGATGTCGCGATTTCTTGTGACGCCGATCTGATAGTAATGGGTTCTCACGGGAGCACTGGACTCAAAGAGGTTTTCGTAGGATCTAACACAGAAAAAGTGGTTCGAACTGCAAGTACTCCAGTGTTGGTGATCAAAGAACATATGGCAGATTTTACCATCGATAAAGTGGTCTTTGCTTGTGATTTCAAAACCGAAAACATCGATGCTTTTAAAAGAATCCGCAATTTGATCAATGTGCTTGGTGCTCAAATGGAGTTGGTATATATCAACTTACCTGGAGAGCGCTTTAGATCCAGCATAGAGATTGAGGATCGCATCTTTAAATTCTTTGCTCAGGCTGGGATAGAAGACCTCAGACCTAGCGACGTGAATCACTACAGTGATTACACGGTAGAAGACGGGATATTCAACTATAGCTTCTCTAATAAAGCAGATGCTATTGCTATCCCAACCCACGGTAGAAGCGGATTGGCTCACTTCTTCGCAGGCAGTATAGGTGAAGATGTGGTTAACCATTCGGTACTACCCGTACTTACTCAAAAAATGTAG
- a CDS encoding rhodanese-like domain-containing protein — translation MKVEQIYTGCLAQGAYMISCNGEVAIIDPLREVAPYIEKAKAVGEIKYIFETHFHADFVSGHLTLSEKTGAPIIYGPLANPSFDALIAQDGQEFPLGDCTIKVLHTPGHTMESTTYLLQDEAGRPHAIFSGDTLFLGDVGRPDLAQKAADMTQEDLAGLLYESLRSKIMTLPDEVIVYPAHGAGSACGKNMSKETVDTLGNQKQMNYALRADMSKDEFIAEVTDGLLPPPKYFPLNVKLNKEGYESIDTIVAQGTTPLSPEEFEQLAEQHQAIVLDVRHQQDFIKSHVPRSIFIGLHGSFAPWVGALIADISLPILLVVDEGKEEEAVTRLSRVGFDNTLGYLKGGVAAWAASGRATDDLESVSPAVLKKAIADKDAVVFDVRKENEYNTAHLPDAHLTPLDFISDHYSEFPKDGKFYVHCAGGYRSVIAASILKRRGYHNVIDVAGGFGAIRQEGLEIVS, via the coding sequence ATGAAGGTTGAACAGATATACACAGGTTGCCTGGCACAGGGCGCTTATATGATCTCATGTAATGGTGAAGTTGCCATTATTGATCCGCTGCGAGAGGTAGCCCCTTACATTGAAAAGGCAAAAGCTGTTGGTGAGATCAAATACATCTTTGAGACTCATTTTCATGCGGATTTTGTCAGTGGCCATTTAACCTTATCTGAAAAAACCGGAGCTCCAATAATTTATGGACCCTTGGCCAATCCGAGTTTTGACGCCTTGATTGCGCAAGACGGGCAAGAATTTCCATTAGGTGATTGTACCATAAAAGTGCTACACACTCCGGGGCATACTATGGAAAGTACTACTTACTTGCTACAGGATGAAGCTGGCAGACCACATGCCATTTTTAGTGGCGACACCCTCTTTTTAGGAGATGTAGGCCGACCAGACCTAGCTCAAAAAGCGGCAGACATGACCCAAGAGGATTTAGCCGGATTACTATACGAAAGTTTGCGCTCTAAGATCATGACGCTTCCTGACGAGGTAATAGTATACCCAGCTCACGGAGCGGGATCTGCTTGTGGAAAGAACATGTCTAAAGAAACAGTAGACACTCTGGGGAATCAAAAACAAATGAACTACGCACTTCGCGCAGATATGAGCAAAGATGAGTTCATTGCAGAAGTGACGGACGGACTACTCCCGCCTCCGAAGTATTTTCCACTAAACGTAAAACTCAACAAAGAAGGCTACGAATCCATAGACACCATTGTAGCACAAGGGACCACTCCTTTGAGTCCAGAAGAGTTTGAGCAATTAGCAGAACAACATCAGGCCATTGTCTTGGATGTAAGACATCAACAAGATTTCATTAAGAGCCATGTTCCGAGGTCTATCTTTATAGGTTTACACGGTAGTTTTGCACCTTGGGTCGGCGCCTTGATAGCCGACATCTCCTTACCGATATTATTGGTGGTAGACGAAGGCAAAGAAGAAGAGGCTGTTACCCGACTCTCGCGAGTAGGCTTTGACAATACGCTGGGATATTTAAAAGGAGGAGTAGCTGCATGGGCGGCTTCAGGTCGGGCGACAGACGACCTGGAATCTGTAAGTCCGGCAGTACTTAAAAAAGCCATTGCCGACAAAGATGCAGTGGTATTTGATGTGCGCAAAGAGAACGAATACAATACGGCTCACCTACCTGACGCACATTTAACACCATTGGATTTCATTAGCGATCATTACAGTGAATTCCCAAAAGATGGAAAGTTCTATGTGCATTGCGCGGGTGGCTATCGATCTGTGATCGCAGCTTCCATTTTAAAACGCAGAGGTTATCACAACGTAATAGATGTAGCAGGTGGCTTCGGAGCCATCAGACAAGAAGGACTAGAAATAGTCTCCTAA
- the era gene encoding GTPase Era, with the protein MAHKAGFVNIIGNPNVGKSTLMNALVGERLSIITSKAQTTRHRILGIVNGDDFQVILSDTPGIIKPAYELQTAMMDFVKSAFEDADVLLYLVELGEKSLKDEAFFNKISNSKIPVLLLINKIDTGDEEKLKEAFALWSEQLPNAEIFAISALENFGVEQVFKRVLELLPESPPFYPKDALTDKPERFFVNETIREKILLHYKKEIPYSVEIETEEFFEEDDIIRMRSVIMVERDSQKGIIIGHKGAAIKRVGMEARKDLEKFFGKQVHLELYVKVNKNWRSSERQLRRFGYNQS; encoded by the coding sequence ATGGCACATAAAGCAGGCTTTGTCAATATAATTGGGAACCCCAATGTGGGTAAGAGTACGCTGATGAACGCATTGGTGGGCGAGAGGCTATCTATAATCACCTCTAAAGCGCAGACCACGCGCCACCGTATATTGGGAATTGTCAATGGCGATGACTTTCAGGTGATCTTAAGCGATACCCCGGGAATTATTAAGCCGGCTTATGAATTGCAGACTGCCATGATGGATTTTGTGAAGTCTGCCTTTGAAGATGCCGATGTATTGCTCTATTTGGTCGAATTAGGGGAGAAGTCGCTTAAGGACGAGGCCTTTTTTAACAAGATCAGCAATAGTAAGATCCCTGTGCTCTTATTGATCAATAAGATAGATACCGGAGACGAAGAAAAGCTCAAAGAGGCCTTTGCACTTTGGTCAGAGCAGCTTCCCAATGCGGAGATCTTCGCTATTTCTGCTTTAGAGAACTTCGGAGTGGAACAGGTCTTTAAGCGTGTCTTGGAACTTTTGCCAGAATCTCCGCCTTTCTACCCTAAAGATGCGTTGACAGACAAGCCAGAGCGCTTCTTTGTCAATGAGACCATCCGAGAGAAGATCCTATTGCATTACAAAAAAGAGATCCCGTATTCGGTAGAGATCGAAACCGAAGAATTCTTCGAAGAAGATGACATTATCCGCATGCGCTCGGTGATCATGGTAGAGCGCGACTCTCAAAAAGGGATCATCATTGGGCATAAAGGTGCCGCCATCAAGCGCGTAGGTATGGAAGCCCGCAAAGACCTGGAGAAATTTTTTGGCAAGCAAGTTCATTTAGAACTCTACGTAAAAGTGAATAAGAATTGGCGGTCTAGCGAAAGGCAATTGAGACGCTTTGGGTACAATCAGTCTTGA
- a CDS encoding GTP-binding protein, which yields MKVNQDIVLRPRFKLSVEKSAEKLLADFKAASDPKGFITTQVDAHVFIKIPKARQQYWSPQLDLVINPLSDTTAEIRGLFGPRSTVWTLFMFLHFMVAVLFLTFGVWAYSNFALEESIAVPVALMLLMVLSWFVLYFLGRMGKATGRGQMLELHKFMWELINQD from the coding sequence GTGAAAGTTAATCAAGACATAGTATTAAGGCCTAGGTTCAAGCTGAGCGTGGAAAAATCCGCAGAAAAATTACTCGCAGATTTTAAAGCTGCTAGCGACCCAAAGGGATTTATCACTACACAAGTGGACGCACATGTGTTCATTAAAATTCCCAAGGCCAGACAGCAATATTGGTCCCCACAGCTAGATCTTGTAATCAATCCACTGAGCGATACTACCGCAGAGATACGAGGCTTGTTCGGCCCAAGAAGTACCGTCTGGACCTTATTTATGTTCTTGCATTTTATGGTCGCTGTATTGTTTCTGACTTTTGGTGTATGGGCCTATTCTAATTTTGCCTTAGAAGAATCAATCGCCGTACCCGTTGCACTAATGTTATTAATGGTGCTCAGCTGGTTTGTGTTGTATTTTTTAGGTCGGATGGGAAAGGCGACCGGGCGTGGCCAGATGCTCGAACTTCACAAGTTCATGTGGGAGCTAATCAATCAAGACTGA
- a CDS encoding sugar O-acetyltransferase, with protein sequence MMTEREKMLAGQMYDPLDPQLLKEREAARVLFKKINDLPEERKPERDKLFYKLFGSAGKGLWIEPPFYCDYGNNIHAGDNVFMNFDCVILDVCEVRLGDRVMFGPKVQLYTATHPLNARARSSGEELGKPITIGNDVWLGGGAIVCPGVTIGDGAVIGAGAVVTKDIPANVFAGGNPAKVIAPIDNK encoded by the coding sequence ATTATGACCGAACGCGAAAAGATGTTAGCAGGCCAGATGTACGATCCCTTGGATCCGCAACTGTTAAAAGAAAGAGAGGCTGCAAGGGTGCTTTTTAAAAAGATCAACGACTTGCCGGAAGAGCGTAAACCAGAACGCGACAAACTGTTCTACAAGCTCTTTGGATCTGCCGGAAAGGGCCTGTGGATCGAGCCGCCTTTCTATTGCGATTACGGCAACAACATCCATGCAGGAGACAACGTATTTATGAATTTCGACTGTGTGATCTTAGATGTATGTGAAGTTCGTCTAGGCGATCGGGTGATGTTCGGGCCCAAGGTTCAACTCTACACGGCGACTCATCCGCTAAATGCCAGAGCTCGCTCAAGCGGCGAGGAGTTGGGCAAGCCCATTACCATAGGGAACGATGTTTGGTTGGGAGGTGGAGCCATAGTTTGCCCTGGGGTAACCATAGGCGACGGAGCTGTAATAGGTGCGGGCGCTGTTGTGACTAAGGATATTCCTGCCAATGTCTTTGCTGGAGGGAATCCGGCAAAAGTTATTGCACCTATCGATAATAAATAG
- the der gene encoding ribosome biogenesis GTPase Der translates to MSIVAIVGRPNVGKSTFFNRLIQRREAIVDAVSGVTRDRHYGKSDWNGKEFSLIDTGGYVKGSDDIFEAEIDKQVELAIDEADVIIFMVDVETGVTGMDEEVAQLLRKSKKPVFLAVNKVDNSKRVNDAVEFYSLGFEKYYTIAATNGSGTGELLDDLVEALPDDIAKDEDELPRFAVVGRPNAGKSSFINALIGEDRYIVTDIAGTTRDAIDTKYNRFGFEFNLVDTAGIRRKSKVKEDLEFYSVMRSVRALEHCDVALLVIDATRGFEGQDQNIFWLAHRNNKGVVILVNKWDLVEKDHMTTKKFEQYIRKQCEPFTDVPIVFMSALTKQRIFKAIETAVQVYKNRSQRIKTSELNDVMLPIIAATPPPAYKGKYVKIKFCTQLPTPHPTFAFFANLPQYVKDPYKRFIENKLREEFDYNGVPLTIYMRKK, encoded by the coding sequence ATGAGTATTGTAGCCATAGTTGGACGTCCAAACGTAGGAAAATCAACCTTCTTTAACCGCCTCATTCAGAGACGCGAAGCGATCGTTGATGCTGTTTCCGGAGTTACCCGTGACCGCCATTACGGCAAGAGCGACTGGAACGGCAAGGAATTCTCTTTGATCGATACGGGTGGCTATGTAAAAGGGAGCGACGATATCTTTGAAGCTGAGATCGATAAGCAGGTAGAACTCGCAATCGATGAGGCCGATGTGATCATTTTTATGGTCGACGTAGAAACAGGAGTGACCGGAATGGACGAAGAAGTTGCCCAATTGCTTCGCAAGTCGAAAAAACCTGTTTTTCTAGCGGTGAACAAAGTAGACAATTCTAAACGTGTCAACGATGCGGTAGAATTTTATTCCCTCGGATTTGAAAAGTACTATACCATTGCAGCTACAAACGGCAGTGGAACAGGGGAGTTATTGGATGATCTGGTAGAGGCCTTGCCGGATGATATTGCCAAAGATGAAGACGAACTACCGCGCTTTGCAGTAGTTGGGCGCCCGAATGCAGGGAAGTCTTCCTTTATCAATGCATTGATAGGTGAGGATCGTTATATCGTGACAGACATTGCTGGAACAACCCGTGACGCCATTGACACCAAGTACAACCGCTTCGGATTCGAGTTCAACTTGGTAGACACAGCTGGGATCCGCAGAAAATCAAAGGTGAAAGAAGACCTTGAATTTTATTCGGTCATGCGATCTGTTCGTGCATTAGAGCACTGTGATGTGGCACTATTGGTCATAGATGCGACCCGCGGTTTTGAAGGGCAAGATCAGAACATCTTTTGGTTGGCGCATCGCAACAACAAAGGAGTGGTGATCTTAGTTAACAAATGGGATTTGGTTGAAAAGGACCATATGACCACCAAGAAGTTCGAGCAGTACATCCGCAAGCAATGTGAACCATTTACCGATGTGCCTATCGTTTTCATGTCTGCGCTTACCAAGCAGCGTATATTTAAAGCTATAGAAACCGCTGTTCAGGTGTACAAGAATCGTTCGCAACGCATCAAGACCAGTGAGCTCAACGATGTGATGCTGCCTATCATTGCTGCAACACCACCACCGGCCTACAAAGGAAAATATGTAAAGATCAAGTTTTGTACGCAGTTGCCAACGCCGCATCCCACCTTTGCTTTCTTTGCAAACCTACCGCAATACGTTAAGGATCCTTATAAGCGATTTATCGAGAATAAGCTGAGAGAAGAGTTTGACTATAACGGAGTGCCGCTTACCATTTATATGCGTAAAAAGTAA